One genomic segment of Macrobrachium rosenbergii isolate ZJJX-2024 chromosome 40, ASM4041242v1, whole genome shotgun sequence includes these proteins:
- the NC2beta gene encoding protein Dr1 isoform X3 yields the protein MSVPVDQPDDELTIPRAAVNKMIKELLPNVRVANEARELILNCCTEFIHLLSSEANDICNQQQKKTINAEHILLALDKLGFGDYRADAEAVLKDCKAMAAKKRRKSTRLENLGIPEEELLRQQQELFAKAREEQMLVEQQQWQLLQEQAAAAQQLQQEQQAMDDEDDYS from the exons ATGAGTGTCCCAGTGGATCAGCCTGATGATGAACTGACCATCCCAAGAGCTGCTGTGAATAAAATGATCAAAGAACTTTTACCAAATGTTAGAGTGGCCAATGAAGCGCGAGAACTGATCTTGAACTGTTGTACAGAATTCATCCACTTGTTGTCTTCTGAGGCAAATGATATTTGCAATCAACAGCAGAAGAAGACAATTAATGCAGAGCACATTCTTCTTG CTCTGGATAAGTTAGGATTTGGTGATTACCGAGCTGATGCAGAAGCTGTACTTAAAGACTGTAAAGCGATGGCGGccaaaaagaggagaaaaagcacACGGCTAGAGAATCTTGGTATCCCAGAGGAAGAACTTCTTAGACAACAACAGGAACTCTTTGCAAAG GCAAGAGAAGAGCAAATGCTGGTTGAGCAGCAGCAGTGGCAGCTGTTGCAAGAGCAGGCTGCAGCAGCACAGCAGCTGCAGCAAGAACAACAGGCTATGGATGATGAGGATGATTATTCTTGA